A single region of the Camelus dromedarius isolate mCamDro1 chromosome 21, mCamDro1.pat, whole genome shotgun sequence genome encodes:
- the LOC105100259 gene encoding left-right determination factor 2, which produces MQPLWLCWALWALPLAGPGAALTEEQVLSSLLQQLHLSKVPVLGKADMEGLVIPAHVRAQYVALLQRSHRTRSRGKRFSQNFREVAGRFLVSEASTHLLVFAMEQRLPPNSELVQAVLRLFQEPVPKAALRKHERLFPGSDRARVTVQWLHVRDDSSNRTSLIDSRLVSIHESGWKALDVTEAVNFWRQLHRPRQPLLLQVSVQREHLGPLASSAHRLIRFTSQGPSGAGQGEPQLELHTLDLRDYGAHGNCDPKAPITEGTRCCRQEMYIDLQGLKWAENWVLEPPGFLAYECVGTCQQPPESLTFKWPFLGPRQCIASETTSLPMIVSMEEGGKRRPQVVSLPNMRVQKCSCAWDGAPVPRKLEP; this is translated from the exons ATGCAGCCCCTGTGGCTCTGCTGGGCACTCTGGGCGCTGCCCCTGGCCGGCCCCGGGGCGGCCCTGACCGAGGAGCAGGTCCTGAGCAGTCTGCTGCAGCAGCTGCACCTCAGCAAGGTCCCTGTCCTGGGCAAGGCCGACATGGAGGGGCTGGTCATCCCTGCCCACGTGAGGGCCCAGTACGTGGCCCTGCTGCAGCGCAGCCACAGGACCCGCTCCCGGGGGAAGAGGTTCAGCCAGAACTTCCGAG AGGTGGCCGGCAGGTTCCTGGTATCTGAGGCCTCCACACACCTGCTGGTGTTCGCCATGGAGCAGCGGCTGCCGCCCAACAGCGAGCTGGTGCAGGCGGTGCTGCGCCTGTTCCAGGAGCCGGTCCCCAAGGCCGCGCTCCGCAAGCACGAGCGGCTCTTTCCGGGCAGCGACCGTGCCCGGGTCACCGTCCAGTGGCTGCACGTCCGCGACGACAGCTCCAACCGCACCTCCCTCATCGACTCCAG GCTGGTGTCCATCCACGAGAGCGGCTGGAAGGCCTTGGACGTGACCGAGGCAGTGAACTTCTGGCGGCAGCTGCACAGGCCCCGGCAGCCGCTGCTTCTGCAGGTGTCGGTGCAGCGGGAGCACCTGGGTCCGCTGGCCTCCAGCGCCCACAGGCTGATCCGCTTCACCTCCCAGGGGCCGTCGGGCGCCGGGCAGGGGGAGCCCCAGCTGGAGCTGCACACCCTGGACCTTAGGGACTACGG AGCTCACGGAAATTGTGATCCTAAGGCGCCAATCACTGAGGGCACCCGCTGCTGCCGCCAGGAGATGTACATTGACCTGCAGGGATTGAAGTGGGCTGAGAACTGGGTCCTGGAGCCCCCAGGCTTCCTGGCCTATGAGTGTGTGGGCACCTGCCAGCAGCCCCCAGAGTCCCTTACCTTCAAGTGGCCATTTCTGGGGCCGCGACAGTGCATCGCCTCAGAGACGACCTCGCTGCCCATGATTGTCAGCATGGAGGAGGGAGGCAAGCGCAGGCCCCAGGTAGTCAGCCTGCCCAACATGAGGGTGCAGAAGTGCAGCTGTGCCTGGGACGGGGCGCCCGTGCCAAGGAAGCTGGAGCCATAG
- the TMEM63A gene encoding CSC1-like protein 1: protein MTNSPFLELWQSREVSIREQLGIGDQPNDSYCYNSAKNSTVLQGVTFGGIPTVLLIDVSFFLFLILVFSIIRRRFWDYGRIALVSEADSESRFQRLSSSSSGQQDFESELGCCPWLTAIFRLHDDHILEWCGEDAIHYLSFQRHIIFLLTVVSLLSLCVILPVNLSGDLLDKDPYSFGRTTIANLQTDNDLLWLHTIFAIIYLILTIVFMRHHTQSIKYKEESLVRRTLFITGLPRNAKKEMVESHFRDAYPTCEVVEVQLCYHVAKLIYLCQERKKTEKSLTYYTNLQVKTGQRTLINPKPCGQYCCCEVQGCEWEDAISYYTCMKDRLMERITEEECRVQDQPLGMAFVTFQEKSMATYILKDFNAWKCQGLHCKGEPQPSSHSRELCISKWTVTFAAYPEDICWKNLSIQGLRWWFQWLGINFTLSVGLFFLTTPSIILSTMDKFNVTKPIHALNDPIISQFFPTLLLWSFSALLPTIVYYSTLLESHWTKSGENRIMMTKVYIFLIFMVLILPSLGLTSLDFFFRWLFDKTFSEASIRLECVFLPDQGAFFVNYVIASAFIGNGMELLRLPGLILYTFRMIMAKTAADRRNVKQNQAFEYEFGAMYAWMLCIFTVIMAYSITCPIIVPFGLIYILLKHMVDRHNLYFVYLPAKLEKRIHFAAVNQALAAPILCLFWLYFFSFLRLGLKAPLTLFTFLVVLLTILVCLAYTCFGCFKHLSPLNYKTEESASDKGSEAAAHMPPPFTPYVPRILNSLSSERTALSPQQQQTYGAIHNISGTVPGKNTVQSPADSVVGAHQEA, encoded by the exons ATGACCAACTCCCCGTTCCTGGAGCTGTGGCAATCCAGGGAGGTGTCCATCCGTGAGCAGCTGGGCATCGGGGACCAGCCCAATGACTCCTACTGCTACAACTCAGCCAAAAACAGCACCGTGCTCCAGGGGGTCACCTTCGGTGGCATCCCCACCGTCCTGCTCATAGACGTCAGCTTCTTCCTG TTTTTAATATTGGTGTTTTCCATCATAAGAAGAAGATTCTGGGATTATGGCCGCATTGCCCTGGTGTCAGAAGCAGACAG TGAGTCCAGATTCCAGAGGTTGTCGTCCTCCTCTTCAGGGCAGCAGGACTTTGAAAGCGAGCTG GGATGCTGCCCCTGGCTGACTGCGATCTTCCGCCTGCA TGATGACCACATCCTGGAGTGGTGTGGGGAGGATGCCATCCACTACCTGTCCTTCCAGAGGCATATCATCTTCCTGCTGACGGTGGTCAGCCTCTTGTCGCTGTGTGTCATCCTGCCCGTCAACCTCTCGGGGGACTTGCTGG ATAAAGACCCTTACAGTTTTGGGAGGACGACAATCGCGAACCTACAGACTGA CAATGACCTCCTTTGGCTGCACACCATCTTCGCCATCATTTACCTCATCCTCACTATAGTCTTCATGCGGCACCACACCCAGTCCATCAAGTACAAAGAGGAGAGCCTG GTGAGGCGGACCCTGTTCATCACAGGACTCCCCAGAAATGCCAAGAAGGAGATGGTAGAGAGCCACTTCCG GGATGCATATCCCACATGTGAAGTGGTGGAGGTCCAGCTGTGCTACCACGTGGCCAAGCTGATTTACCTGTGCCAGGAGAG aaaaaagactgagaaaagccTGACCTATTACACAAACCTGCAGGTGAAGACAGGCCAGCGGACCCTCATCAACCCCAAGCCCTGTGGCCAGTACTGCTGCTGCGAAGTACAGGGGTGTGAGTGG GAGGACGCCATCTCCTACTACACGTGCATGAAGGACAGGCTGATGGAGAGGATCACAGAAGAGGAATGCAGGGTCCAGGACCAGCCCCTGGGAATGGCCTTCGTCACCTTCCAGGAGAAGTCCATGGCCACCTA CATCCTGAAAGACTTCAATGCCTGGAAGTGTCAGGGCCTTCATTGCAAAGGTGAGCCGCAGCCGTcctcccacagcagagagctCTGCATCTCCAAGTGGACCGTCACCTTCGCCGCTTACCCCGAGGACATCTGCTG GAAGAACCTCTCTATCCAGGGCCTCCGCTGGTGGTTCCAGTGGCTGGGCATCAACTTCACTCTCTCCGTGGGGCTGTTTTTCCTGACCACACCCTCCATCATCCTGTCCACCATGGACAAGTTCAATGTCACCAAACCCATCCACGCGCTGAAT GACCCCATCATCAGCCAGTTCTTCCCAACCCTCCTCCTGTGGTCCTTCTCGGCCCTGCTCCCCACCATTGTCTACTACTCTACACTGCTGGAGTCTCACTGGACCAA GTCAGGGGAAAATCGGATCATGATGACCAAAGTCTACATATTCTTGATCTTCATGGTGCTGATTCTGCCCTCCCTCGGCCTCACCAG TCTGGATTTTTTCTTCCGGTGGCTCTTTGATAAAACTTTTTCGGAGGCCTCTATCAGGTTGGA GTGCGTCTTCCTGCCTGACCAGGGGGCCTTCTTTGTGAACTACGTCATTGCCTCGGCCTTCATCGGCAACGGCATGGAGCTGCTGCGGCTGCCCGGCCTCATCCTCTACACCTTCCGCATGATCATGGCCAAGACCGCGGCCGACCGCAGGAACGTCAAGCAG AACCAAGCTTTCGAGTACGAGTTCGGAGCCATGTACGCGTGGATGCTGTGTATCTTCACTGTCATCATGGCCTACAGCATCACCTGCCCCATCATCGTGCCATTCG GCCTCATCTACATCCTACTCAAGCACATGGTGGACCGGCACAACCTCTACTTCGTCTACCTCCCGGCCAAGTTGGAGAAGAGGATCCACTTTGCGGCTGTGAACCAGGCCTTGGCTGCTCCCATCCTGTGCCTCTTCTGGCTCTACTTCTTCTCCTTCCTGCGCTTGG GTCTGAAGGCTCCCCTCACCCTGTTCACTTTCCTGGTGGTGCTGTTGACCATCCTGGTCTGTCTGGCCTACACCTGCTTTGGATGCTTCAAGCACCTCAGCCCTCTGAACTACAAG